The region gtgtgtgtgtgtgtgtgtgtgtgtgtgtgtgtgtgtgtgtgcgcgcacgcgcgcgccaATCAGCAGTGTGTTCACACTGAGTAGGGTGTGATTCTGTCTCCAGAAGCCAAAAGAGCCGGTCCCAGCACTGCCTGCCAAGAAGCCGTCGCTGGCCTCAGTGTTTAATGAAGATGAGGATGTGAGTGCTTTTGCCATCtcgcacgcatacacacactcacagacagaGACACGGGGCACGCTGAAGGCGTGGGCTCATATTGCACCCCACCTTTCCCTACAGAGCGAACCAGAGGAGATGCCCCCCGAGGCCAAGATGAGGATGAAGAACATCGGCAGGTGGGGAGGCCCGACCTCTCACACAGTCTTGAGCTCTCTctcacgtgcacacacacacacgcatgcacgcacgcagaCACAAGTGTATGGGGGTCACCTGCTTGCTCATCCCTGCAGGGAGACACCGACGTCAGCTGGACCCAACTCTTTCAACAAGGGCAAGCACGGCTTTTCGGACCACCAGAAGCTCTGGGAGCGGAAGCTCAAGTCCCAAATGGACTAATGAACTTTCCAGAAGCGCCGCTAATTAAACCTTGTGTGAATTGTGGGAAACTGCAGTTTTGTGGGTGGGGTTTTTCCTTGCAGTTCTGTTCATGTGTAAGTGGCTCGACCGTCTGTATCCTCACTGTGTCGAGCTGTAAATGACCTTTGCGCACTAAGGGGCGTTTGGGAC is a window of Scleropages formosus chromosome 14, fSclFor1.1, whole genome shotgun sequence DNA encoding:
- the pcnp gene encoding PEST proteolytic signal-containing nuclear protein isoform X4, whose product is MADERSIDEKLSDDGAAARLPANSRSPCNGGGVAGKRSAPEPSGHPAPPKVSKAALDLSGQSAKKPAPISIKLGVSKPKEPVPALPAKKPSLASVFNEDEDSEPEEMPPEAKMRMKNIGRETPTSAGPNSFNKGKHGFSDHQKLWERKLKSQMD
- the pcnp gene encoding PEST proteolytic signal-containing nuclear protein isoform X2, whose product is MADERSIDEKLSDDGGPEERGGSVKTKTVSSSNGGGVAGKRSAPEPSGHPAPPKVSKAALDLSGQSAKKPAPISIKLGVSKPKEPVPALPAKKPSLASVFNEDEDSEPEEMPPEAKMRMKNIGRETPTSAGPNSFNKGKHGFSDHQKLWERKLKSQMD
- the pcnp gene encoding PEST proteolytic signal-containing nuclear protein isoform X5 — encoded protein: MMEVKFNIFLHKSAARLPANSRSPCNGGGVAGKRSAPEPSGHPAPPKVSKAALDLSGQSAKKPAPISIKLGVSKPKEPVPALPAKKPSLASVFNEDEDSEPEEMPPEAKMRMKNIGRETPTSAGPNSFNKGKHGFSDHQKLWERKLKSQMD
- the pcnp gene encoding PEST proteolytic signal-containing nuclear protein isoform X3, whose product is MMEVKFNIFLHKSGPEERGGSVKTKTVSSSNGGGVAGKRSAPEPSGHPAPPKVSKAALDLSGQSAKKPAPISIKLGVSKPKEPVPALPAKKPSLASVFNEDEDSEPEEMPPEAKMRMKNIGRETPTSAGPNSFNKGKHGFSDHQKLWERKLKSQMD